Within the Streptomyces vilmorinianum genome, the region TGCGCGTACCTGGCACGATGGCGGTGTGACCGCACCCCTGACACCGCCTCACCAGCCGCCGCCGCACGACTCAGCCGCCTGGCCCGAGCCCTATCCTCCGCTGCCCGAGCACGACGGCGTCCCGAGTGTGGCGACGGAGCTCCGGCAGGCCGCCGTGGTGACCGCGGTCTCGATCGTCGCGGGCGTGGCGCTGGGGCTGTTGTGGCTGTGGCTCGCGCCGCGGGTCTCGCTGATCTCGGACGGCAAGGCGGTCTTCCTGCGGCACAGCGAGGGCGAGGCGGCGATCGGCGCGGACGGAACGTTCGTCCTGCTGGCGCTCGCGTTCGGGGCGGTGGCGGCGGCGCTCGTCTTCCTGTTCCACCGGCACGGCGGTGTGGCGCTGGTCCTCGCGCTGGCGGTCGGGGGCGCCCTGGGGTCGCTGCTCGGCTGGGGCGTGGGCATGTACCTGGGGCCGACGGACGACGTGGTCGCCCATGCCAAGGCGGTGGGGGCGGGCGTGGCGTTCGACGCGCCGCTGAAGCTGAAGATGTGGGCGGGGGCGATGCTGGCGTGGCCGCTGGCGGCGATGATCGTCCACCTCGCCCTGACGGCCCTCTTCGGGCCCCGCGACCCCGAGCCGGAGTGGCCCCCGGCTCCCACGGCCAAGGCCTGAGCCGCGCACGCCTGACGGGGCCGGGGCGGGGGCCGGGGCGGGGGCCGGGGCGGGGGCCGGGGCGGGGGCCGGGGCCGCGCGGCGCCGTGAGTGCGGCTACGCGCGGCCGATGGGAGCCAGGATCGCGGAGGTCAGCGTGGTCAGGGCCGCGGGGGTGAGTTCGACCTCCAGGCCGCGGCGGCCCGCCGAGATGCAGATGGTCTCGTGGGTGGAGGCCGACGCGTCGAGGACCGTACGGAGACGCTTGCGCTGGCCCAGCGGCGAGATGCCGCCGCGGACGTAGCCCGTGGTGCGCTCCGCCGCGGCCGGGTCCGCCATCGCCGCCCGCTTGCCGCCGACCGCGGAGGCCAGGGCCTTCAGGTCCAGCTGGCCGGCCACCGGCACGACCGCGACCGTCAGTTCGCCGTCGACGTCCGCGACGAGGGTCTTGAAGACCCGGTCGGGGGAGACGCCGAGCGCCTCCGCCGCCTCCTCGCCGTACGAGGGCGACGCCGGGTCGTGCTCGTACGCGTGGAGCGTGAACGGGGTTCCGGACGTCGTCAGCGCGACCGTCGCCGGGGTGCCGCCCGCCTGCTTCTTCTGCTTCTTCGCCAAGGGACGTCCTCCGTCAGTTCGGGCTCGTCGGCGCACGGGTCAGGTCGACCGCCGGCAGCGACGGAAGATGCCGCAGCACGGCCGTCTCCGCACGCAGCAGCGTCAGTTCCTCCCGCAGCCGCGTCGCCGTGTCCG harbors:
- a CDS encoding DUF2567 domain-containing protein: MTAPLTPPHQPPPHDSAAWPEPYPPLPEHDGVPSVATELRQAAVVTAVSIVAGVALGLLWLWLAPRVSLISDGKAVFLRHSEGEAAIGADGTFVLLALAFGAVAAALVFLFHRHGGVALVLALAVGGALGSLLGWGVGMYLGPTDDVVAHAKAVGAGVAFDAPLKLKMWAGAMLAWPLAAMIVHLALTALFGPRDPEPEWPPAPTAKA
- the ybaK gene encoding Cys-tRNA(Pro) deacylase encodes the protein MAKKQKKQAGGTPATVALTTSGTPFTLHAYEHDPASPSYGEEAAEALGVSPDRVFKTLVADVDGELTVAVVPVAGQLDLKALASAVGGKRAAMADPAAAERTTGYVRGGISPLGQRKRLRTVLDASASTHETICISAGRRGLEVELTPAALTTLTSAILAPIGRA